The Pseudofrankia sp. DC12 region TCATCCATCGCTCGTCGTCGTCCGTTCGTCGTCGGCCCTCACCCCACGGTAACGGCCAGGACCGGCGCTGCCCCGGCCGAGCCGGCCAGACCGATCGCCGCGAAGCCGGTCAGGCCGAGGTGGAGGTACTGGCCGGAGCGGCGCCGGCGTCGCGGCGGGCGGTCCGCTGGCCGAGCAGGAGCAGCACCACCAGCCCCAGCAGGCCCACCCCCAGGGTGGCGAGCAGGATCGGCAGCGGCGCGGACGAGAACGACGCGGCCACCCCGCCGAAACCGACCAGCGCGGCCCAGAAGTACATGAACAGCACGGCCCGGACCTGCGACTTCCCGATCTCCAGCATCCGGTGGTGCAGGTGCATCTTGTCCGGCGAGAACGGCGACCGACCGGCCCTGGTCCGCCGGATGACCGCCAGCCCCAGGTCGAGGAACGGCACCGCCAGCACGGCGAGCGGGATGGCCAGCGGGATGAGCGACGGCAGCGACCGGGACGGCCCGGCATAGCCGCCATAGGCGACCTGCCCGGTGACCGAGATCATCGACGACGCCGACAGCAGGCCGATCAGCATGGACCCCGAGTCACCCATGAAGAGCCTGGCCGGGTTGAAGTTGTGTGGCAGGAAGCCGACGCACACCCCGGCGGTCACCGCCGCGAGCAGCGCCGCGGGCGCGGCCCGGGAGAAGCCGTCGACGACCGCGAGCGAGTAGGCGAAGTAGAACGTCGCCCCGGCGGCGATGGCGGTGACGCCCGCCGCGAGGCCGTCGAGGCCGTCGATGAAGTTGATCGCGTTGATCAGGACGACGATGGAGAAGATCGAGATCGGCACGGCCGTCTCCGGGCCGAGGCTGACCGTCGTCTCGCTGTTCCAGTTGATCGCGAACGAGAACTGCACCCCGAGCTGAACCATCACCGCCGCGGCCACCATCTGCCCGGCGAGCTTGGTCAGGGAGTCCAGCTCCCACTTGTCGTCGGCCACCCCGAGCAGGCAGATCAGCGTCGCGGCGACGAGGACCGCGCGCGGCTCCGACCAGTCCCGCGAGACCTGGGACAGGAACGGAAGCCGGTCGGCGACCCCGAGCCCCGCGTAGAGGCCCGCGAGCATCGCCAGGCCACCGAGCCGCGCTGTCGGCTTGGCGTGCACGTCCCGGTCCCGGACACCCGCGACCGCGCCGATCCGCAGCGCCAGCGCCCGCGCGACCGGCGTCGCGAGGAACGTGACGGCGGCCGCCACGACGAAGACGAGCAGGTACTCACGCACGGGTCCGCCCCATGCGCGCATTGTCCCAGCGAACGCGCGGCGCGCCGGGCCGGGCTAGGGCCCGCGGGCCACCGCCGGTGCGCGCCGCGCCGGCCAGACGGCCGGGCCGGCCGGTCACCCGGCCGGCGTACGTCACGAGGAGACCTCCGAGGCCGCCTCGACCAGCGGGAGTACCGCACGCAGCGTCGGCAGGTCGATCGCGCCGAGCCGCACGACCCGGGGGACGTCGGTGGTGCAGTCGACGATGGTCGACGCGACGCCGTGAGTCGAGGGGCCGGCGTCCAGGTAGACGTCGACCTGCTCGCCCAGCTGCGCGACCGCCTCGTCGGCCGTGGTCGCAGCCGGCTGGCCGCTGAGGTTGGCGCTGGAGACGGCCATCGGCCCCGTGCGGCCGAGCAGGTCGATCGCGACCGGGTGCAGCGGCATCCGCACCGCGACCGTGCCCCGGCTCTCACCGAGGTCCCAGCGCAGCGACGGCGCCTGGCGCACGATCACGGTCAGGCCGCCGGGCCAGAACGCCCGGGTGAGCTCGCGCACCGGCATCGAGACATGGTTGACCAGGCCGTCCAGGGTGCGCCAGGACCCGATCAGCACCGGCACCGGCATGTTCCGGCCCCGGTTCTTGGTGGCGAGCAGGGCGCGCACCGCTGAGGCGTCGAAGGCGTCGGCGCCGAGGCCGTACACCGTGTCCGTGGGCAGGACGACCAGATCACCGCGGCCGACCGCGCTCGCGGCCATCTCCAGGCCCGCCTGCCGAGCCGCCGCGTCCGTGCAGTCGAAGCGCCGCATCGTTCGTCCCTCACAGCCATTCCGTCGCCGCGACCGCCACGAGGCCCCGCGCTCGGCTCGGCCGGACTCGGCCGGCGACGCACGCCGCGGATCCCGGAAGCGCTACGTACGCGCCCAACCTACTGCCTTGCCCGGACGGCCCCGTCGTCCGCGGGTTCCCCGCGGCGCCACACGATCGTCCACTCCGGGCGGGCACGACCCGGATCCCTACCGACGGGCCGTGACAAACCGGTCTCTGCCGGCGAGGTCGCGGCGGGTGGCGATCTCGCTCCAGCCGCCGGCCGCGGCGAGCGGCGCGCGGACGGCCGCGCCCTGCCCGTCCGCGTGCTCCATCGCGAACAGCCCACCCGGCCGCAGCAGGACCGCGGCCGCGACGGCCACGGCCCGGGGCCCGGCCAGCCCGTCGCCGCCGCCACCCCACAACGCCCACGGCGGGTCGTGGCGGCCCACCTCAGGCTCCACGACGGCCCGGTCCGCGTCGGGCAGGTAGGGCGGGTTCGAGACGACCGCGTCGACGCGCCCGAGCAGCCCGGCGAGTGCTTCCAGCACGGGCAGCCGGGCCCAGGCGACGGCTGAGTCGGGCCCAATGCCGGTCGGGGGGATGCCCAGGACGTCGGCGGCGTGGACCCGCACCGGGAGGCCCGTGGTGGCGACGTTGCGGCGCAGGTAGCCGAGCGCGTCCGGGTCGGCCTCGACTGCGTGCACCTCGGCGCCGGGAACCTCGTCGGCCAACGCCAGCGCGATCGCGCCCGACCCGGCGCACAGGTCCACGCAGACCGGCCCATCGCCTGGGCCACGACGGCCGCCGGGCGCCGACGCCGCCTCGGCCGCGAGCGCCTCGACGGCCCAGCCCACCACCGTCTCCGTCTCGGGCCGGGGAACGAAGACCCCTGGGCCGACGGCGAGTGTGAGGTGGCGGAAATGGGCCTCGCCGGTCAGGTGCTGCAACGGTGCCCGGCCGGCCCGGCGGCCGACCAGGTCCCAGAAGCGGTCGAGCGCCTCGGCCGGGACCTCCCGGACCAGCGGAAGCCGCCCGCGGGGCACTCCGAGCACGTGCGCCGCGAGCAGCTGGGCGTCCGTCCGCGGGCTGGCGACGCCGGCCGTCTCCAGCCGGCGGGTGGCCGCGGCGAGCTCGGCCGTCAGCAGGCGGTCAGTCGTCGTCGGAGTCCCCGGCCAGGCGGGCCTGGAGGTCGGCGGCGGCCAGCGCGTCGAGCACGTCGTCGAGGTCGCCGTCGAGGACCGCTTCGAGGTTGTGGGCCTTGTAGTTGACCCGGTGGTCGGCGATCCGGTTCTCCGGGAAGTTGTAGGTGCGCACCTTGTCGGAGCGATCCATCGTGCGGACCTGGCTCGCGCGGGCCGCCGACTTCTCCGACTCGGCCTTCTCCCGGGCGACCGTCAGCAGCCGGGCGCGCAGGATGCGCAGCGCCGACTCCTTGTTCTGCAGCTGGCTCTTCTCGTTCTGGCAGGAGACGACGACACCCGTCGGCACGTGGGTGACCCGAACCGCGGAGTCGGTGGTGTTGACGCTCTGGCCGCCCGGTCCGGAGGACCGGAACACGTCGATACGCAGGTCGTTCGGGTCGATCTGGACGTCGACCTCCTCGGCTTCCGGCATCACCAGCACGCCGGCCGCGGAGGTGTGGATCCGCCCGGCCGACTCGGTGACCGGCACTCGCTGGACGCGGTGCACGCCGCCTTCGAACCGCAGCCGGCCATACACACCTGGCTGGCCCGGCGGGACGTGGCCGCGGTACTTCACGGCGACGCTGACGTCCCGGTAGCCGCCCAGGTCGCTGGGATTGGCCTCGAGAATCTCGGTCTTCCAGCCGCGCCGCTCGGCGTAGCGCAGGTACATCCGCAGCAGGTCGCCCGCGAACAGTGCGGACTCCTCGCCGCCGGCGCCTGCCTTGACCTCGAGGATCGCGTCCCGGCCGTCATCCGGGTCGGTCGGGGCGAGCAGCGTGCGCAGGCGCTGCCGCCGGTCCTGGATGGCCGTCTCCAGGTCGGCCATCTCGGCGCGGAACGACGGGTCCTCCACGGCCAGCTCCCGCGCCGTCTCCAGGTCGCCGTTCGCCTGGTCGATCTCCCGGGCCAGGTCGACGACCGGGGCCAGCTCGGCGTACCGGCGGCCCAGCGCGCGCGCCTCGGCGGCGTCGTTGTGCACCGCCGGGTCCGCGAGCCGCTTCTCGATCACGGCATGCTCATCGAGCAGCTTTTCCAACGCCGATGGCATCAGTTACCTCTTCACAGCACCAGTAGGACGGCGGGGCCAAAGCAAGCGGCGCCCGCCCGCAAAACCCGGACGAGCGCCGCGCTACCGACCTAATTGGTGCCGGAGGCCTTCTGGCCCGGCTGGCGCTTGCCGAAGCGACGCTCGAACTTCTCCACCCGGCCGCCGACGTCGAGGATCTTCTGCTTGCCGGTGTAGAACGGGTGGCACTGCGAGCAGACCTCGGCGTGGATCGTGCCGCCCGCCTTGGTGCTCTTGGTGGTGAACGTGCTCCCGCACGTACAGACCACGGTGGTGTCCTCGTACGTCGGGTGAATGTCAGCCTTCATGGTGGTCCCTCTTCTCACGTTGGCCGCCGGGTCGCCGCCGCATGTCGCGACGACGTGAACCGGAGCCTGATACCAGCCCAAGTTTGCCAGACCTTCGACCGGGCCAGCGGCGCGCCCACGACCCGCCGCCAGCCCTGTAACACCGGCTGCCCACGCCCTAGTCCCGCGGTCCCGCGCCGGAGCGCGGGACCTGGGCCCAGGCCGCGGGCGGCGTCCGCTAGTCGCTGGCCGGCGTCGTCTTCGCGATCTGCATCAGGAACTCGTAGTTCGTCCGCGTCTGCTTGAGCTGGCCGAGCAGGAGCTCGATGGCCTGCTGTGACTCACGGGTGTGCAGCACCCGCCGCAGCTTGTGCATGATCGCCAGCTCGTCGGGCGCGAGCAGGATCTCATCCTTACGGGTGCTGGACGCGTCGACGTCCACCGCCGGGAAGATCCTCTTGTCCGCGATCTTGCGGTCGAGCTTGAGCTCGGCGTTACCGGTGCCCTTGAACTCCTCGAAGATGACCGTGTCCATCGTGGAGCCGGTCTCGACGAGGGCCGTGGCGATGATGGTCAGCGAGCCGCCGTTCTCGATGTTGCGGGCCGCGCCGAGGAATCGCTTCGGCGGGTAGAGCGCGGTGGAGTCCACACCACCGGACAGGATGCGGCCGGATGCCGGAGCCGCCAGGTTGTAGGCGCGGCCGAGCCGGGTGATCGAGTCCAGCAGCACGACGACGTCCTGGCCCAGCTCCACGAGCCGCTTGGCCCGCTCGATGGACAGCTCCGCCACATTGGTGTGGTCCGACGGCGGGCGGTCGAAGGTCGAGGCGATGACCTCGCCCTTCACCGACCGCTGCATGTCGGTGACCTCCTCCGGCCGCTCGTCGACGAGCACGACCATGAGGTGGCATTCCGGGTTGTTCGTGGTGATCGCGTTGGCGATCGCCTGGAGCACCATCGTCTTGCCGGCCTTCGGCGGGCTGACGATCAGCGCCCGCTGGCCCTTGCCGATCGGCATCACCAGGTCGATGACCCGGGTGGTCATGACGTGCGGCTCGGTCTCCATCCGCAGGCGGTCCTGCGGGTAGAGCGGGGTCAGCTTGGTGAACTCGGGGCGCCCGCGGGCCTCCTCCGGGTCCATCCCGTTGATGGTGTCCAGCCGGACGAGCGCGTTGTACTTGTCGCGGCGCGCCTCGCCCTCCTGCGGGGCCCGCACGACGCCGGTGATGGCGTCGCCGCGGCGCAGGCCGTGCCGGCGGACCTGGGCGAGGCTGACGTAGACGTCGGCCGGCCCGGTCAGGTAGCCGCTGGTGCGGACGAAAGCGTAGTTGTCCAGGACGTCGAGAATGCCGGCGACCGGGATGAGGACGTCGTCCTCGCGCACCACCGGCTCGTTGTCGGTGGTGCCGCCCTGGCCGCGGCCACGGTTGCGGCCGCGCTCGCGGAACCGGCCGCGCCGCCGGTTGCCGTCCTCGTCGTCATCCTGCGGCTGCTGCTGGGCGGCGCGGGGGCTCTGGCGGTCGTTCGTGCGCTCGGACTGCCGGTCCGGGCGGTCGGACTGCCGGTCCGACCGGTCGGACTGCCGGTCCGACCGGTCGGACTGCTGGCGGTCCTGTCGGGAGCCCTGGCGGTCGGCCTGCCGGCCGTTGGAGCGCTCCGGGCGCTCGGCCCGCTCGGGACGCTCCCCGCGGTCCGCCCGCTCGGGACGCTCACCCCGGTCCGCCCGCTCACCCCGGTCCGCCCGCTCGCCGCGGTCGGCGCGCTCGCCCCGCTCGGGACGCTCGCCTCGCTCCGGGCGCTCGCCACGGTCGCGGCGGTCCTCACGGGCTCGGGGGGTACTGATCGTGCTCGT contains the following coding sequences:
- a CDS encoding L-threonylcarbamoyladenylate synthase, which translates into the protein MRRFDCTDAAARQAGLEMAASAVGRGDLVVLPTDTVYGLGADAFDASAVRALLATKNRGRNMPVPVLIGSWRTLDGLVNHVSMPVRELTRAFWPGGLTVIVRQAPSLRWDLGESRGTVAVRMPLHPVAIDLLGRTGPMAVSSANLSGQPAATTADEAVAQLGEQVDVYLDAGPSTHGVASTIVDCTTDVPRVVRLGAIDLPTLRAVLPLVEAASEVSS
- the rho gene encoding transcription termination factor Rho, with protein sequence MSDTTDVLPESARESAAPAPLPVSQPAVLAPAAPAPVLVEGGAGQAPADDATPGSANPRRRRSGTGLQAMLLPELQSMASSLGIQGTGRLRKGQLIAAIQNVQNGLAPMANGVGAEPESPAAEPAAPRARSRRVTRGIVSPEQAELVEAPAREATEPPATEPPAADQPAAATPTSTTGTTGTTSTTSTISTPRAREDRRDRGERPERGERPERGERADRGERADRGERADRGERPERADRGERPERAERPERSNGRQADRQGSRQDRQQSDRSDRQSDRSDRQSDRPDRQSERTNDRQSPRAAQQQPQDDDEDGNRRRGRFRERGRNRGRGQGGTTDNEPVVREDDVLIPVAGILDVLDNYAFVRTSGYLTGPADVYVSLAQVRRHGLRRGDAITGVVRAPQEGEARRDKYNALVRLDTINGMDPEEARGRPEFTKLTPLYPQDRLRMETEPHVMTTRVIDLVMPIGKGQRALIVSPPKAGKTMVLQAIANAITTNNPECHLMVVLVDERPEEVTDMQRSVKGEVIASTFDRPPSDHTNVAELSIERAKRLVELGQDVVVLLDSITRLGRAYNLAAPASGRILSGGVDSTALYPPKRFLGAARNIENGGSLTIIATALVETGSTMDTVIFEEFKGTGNAELKLDRKIADKRIFPAVDVDASSTRKDEILLAPDELAIMHKLRRVLHTRESQQAIELLLGQLKQTRTNYEFLMQIAKTTPASD
- the prfA gene encoding peptide chain release factor 1, which translates into the protein MPSALEKLLDEHAVIEKRLADPAVHNDAAEARALGRRYAELAPVVDLAREIDQANGDLETARELAVEDPSFRAEMADLETAIQDRRQRLRTLLAPTDPDDGRDAILEVKAGAGGEESALFAGDLLRMYLRYAERRGWKTEILEANPSDLGGYRDVSVAVKYRGHVPPGQPGVYGRLRFEGGVHRVQRVPVTESAGRIHTSAAGVLVMPEAEEVDVQIDPNDLRIDVFRSSGPGGQSVNTTDSAVRVTHVPTGVVVSCQNEKSQLQNKESALRILRARLLTVAREKAESEKSAARASQVRTMDRSDKVRTYNFPENRIADHRVNYKAHNLEAVLDGDLDDVLDALAAADLQARLAGDSDDD
- the rpmE gene encoding 50S ribosomal protein L31, with the protein product MKADIHPTYEDTTVVCTCGSTFTTKSTKAGGTIHAEVCSQCHPFYTGKQKILDVGGRVEKFERRFGKRQPGQKASGTN
- a CDS encoding MraY family glycosyltransferase → MREYLLVFVVAAAVTFLATPVARALALRIGAVAGVRDRDVHAKPTARLGGLAMLAGLYAGLGVADRLPFLSQVSRDWSEPRAVLVAATLICLLGVADDKWELDSLTKLAGQMVAAAVMVQLGVQFSFAINWNSETTVSLGPETAVPISIFSIVVLINAINFIDGLDGLAAGVTAIAAGATFYFAYSLAVVDGFSRAAPAALLAAVTAGVCVGFLPHNFNPARLFMGDSGSMLIGLLSASSMISVTGQVAYGGYAGPSRSLPSLIPLAIPLAVLAVPFLDLGLAVIRRTRAGRSPFSPDKMHLHHRMLEIGKSQVRAVLFMYFWAALVGFGGVAASFSSAPLPILLATLGVGLLGLVVLLLLGQRTARRDAGAAPASTSTSA
- the prmC gene encoding peptide chain release factor N(5)-glutamine methyltransferase: MLTAELAAATRRLETAGVASPRTDAQLLAAHVLGVPRGRLPLVREVPAEALDRFWDLVGRRAGRAPLQHLTGEAHFRHLTLAVGPGVFVPRPETETVVGWAVEALAAEAASAPGGRRGPGDGPVCVDLCAGSGAIALALADEVPGAEVHAVEADPDALGYLRRNVATTGLPVRVHAADVLGIPPTGIGPDSAVAWARLPVLEALAGLLGRVDAVVSNPPYLPDADRAVVEPEVGRHDPPWALWGGGGDGLAGPRAVAVAAAVLLRPGGLFAMEHADGQGAAVRAPLAAAGGWSEIATRRDLAGRDRFVTARR